The following are from one region of the Leptospira harrisiae genome:
- a CDS encoding bile acid:sodium symporter family protein, with protein sequence MNYNNDYQIVLGLILALMIFGVALELRFIAFRAVLQRPVSVFAGLIGQTLFLPWITLLITLLLDLPAGIELGMLLVAASPGGNLSNIITHLAHGNTALSVSMTAVSSVFAIITLPLNFTLTAHSNPVTKAMISGTGELHIDSLMIIKGLIILLLIPLALGMSIGNFATGVAHKITPIFKRISSVTFLVFLVVAVGGNWKVFLDNIGFVFLIVVFHNFVALIIGNLIARAFRQDIPNRRAITIEVGMQNSGLALGLILTQFQAEPNMALVAAFWGIWHIVSGLLLVLHWRKFSPMDGTKV encoded by the coding sequence ATGAATTATAATAACGACTACCAAATCGTTTTAGGTCTTATTTTAGCACTGATGATCTTCGGTGTAGCATTGGAACTTAGGTTCATAGCCTTTCGGGCCGTATTACAACGTCCTGTATCTGTTTTCGCAGGGCTCATTGGCCAAACACTCTTTTTACCTTGGATCACACTTCTGATCACACTATTACTCGATTTACCTGCAGGGATAGAGTTGGGGATGTTACTTGTTGCAGCAAGTCCTGGTGGGAATTTATCAAATATCATTACTCACTTAGCCCATGGAAATACTGCACTTTCTGTAAGTATGACAGCTGTCTCTAGTGTATTTGCCATCATCACATTACCACTAAACTTTACTTTAACGGCACATAGCAACCCAGTCACAAAAGCAATGATCTCAGGTACGGGAGAATTACATATTGATAGCTTGATGATTATCAAAGGTTTAATTATTTTACTTTTGATTCCTTTAGCACTTGGTATGTCGATTGGCAATTTTGCAACCGGTGTAGCTCATAAAATCACTCCGATCTTCAAACGAATTTCTTCGGTAACCTTTTTGGTTTTTTTAGTTGTGGCTGTTGGTGGGAATTGGAAAGTTTTTTTGGACAATATTGGATTTGTGTTTCTGATTGTTGTTTTTCATAACTTTGTCGCACTCATCATCGGTAATTTAATTGCAAGAGCCTTTCGCCAAGACATTCCCAATCGACGTGCCATTACCATTGAAGTCGGAATGCAAAATTCGGGACTTGCTCTTGGTCTCATCCTCACACAATTCCAAGCAGAACCAAACATGGCTTTGGTGGCAGCGTTTTGGGGAATTTGGCATATTGTCTCAGGTCTTTTATTAGTTTTGCATTGGCGAAAATTTTCGCCAATGGATGGGACCAAAGTTTGA
- a CDS encoding LA_3150 family lipoprotein codes for MNLKSNLMIRLMIFLVVSHSVWNCQSKEQNREDISSLVINNLLSGVADRNKSLVVMEVADLGGSFTGTCFDTFQLNGGNIGPSAYFNTPQGGAGGLLNTNIKKYAVSTSSCSDLGFASGTNFGSTSQRPNPNDLFTFKMFTCDPNNNPCTKAAITASGF; via the coding sequence ATGAACTTAAAATCAAATTTAATGATACGATTAATGATCTTCTTAGTGGTTTCTCACTCTGTTTGGAATTGCCAATCAAAAGAACAAAACAGAGAAGATATCTCTTCACTGGTGATCAACAACTTACTCAGTGGTGTAGCTGATCGAAATAAATCACTGGTGGTGATGGAAGTGGCGGATCTGGGAGGTTCATTTACTGGAACATGTTTTGATACATTTCAGTTGAATGGAGGAAATATTGGACCATCAGCTTATTTCAATACTCCGCAAGGTGGTGCCGGTGGACTTCTCAATACAAATATTAAAAAGTATGCAGTATCCACTTCCTCTTGTTCCGATTTAGGATTTGCAAGTGGGACTAACTTTGGTTCTACTTCACAACGACCAAATCCAAATGATTTGTTTACTTTCAAAATGTTTACATGTGATCCGAATAACAATCCTTGTACGAAAGCAGCGATCACTGCTTCTGGATTTTAA
- a CDS encoding porin: MKTISKAILAFLIFVGTVSAEPEAPQTEAKENKKESKESQAKVYQELYEDTESGQIFTKPGPNRVKVEYNRPLKNGNATTLPDAFAHRPDDTSKEKLTIYGRIQFRGVSGSQDSLFNNGHRDFNTVDWNFRRLRLGAQYENDWWGTNIQLRLENMLNRPDVVQTTSTLNYLDSNGRPATTSYVTNTRLKDNRGYIHEAFAYAKIPYGGLRFVFGQLPTQFSREYLQSSANFVTLERSMIVNAIPQFDNGVMIQATPLKEIDHKWERYLQLSLMVSNGKGGGGDYGTGRRQDLTTANRYGAVNTSPIYYARAQVNVFGGLKRESDGKTVNWQEGEEIFQRELKWSVGAGYVQTQNLITPALYVPEYTPGTTSGIQLLTAQGSNPDRGSLDANGNPNFLVQNSVPTLARPKMGLVGHTYDTTFTYKGFYLSGAYTKFGGAASNDLFGYHGTIGYNIPFLDRYHIMPVFKYEYIQGDFNRNGKVDPTDSLRVYWAGLNLFGDKHHFKAQLYYQVLGNQFDVNPSTGNAMPIDDRRVYLQFQANFWTGVVSPEAYSYRPN, translated from the coding sequence ATGAAGACTATCTCAAAAGCCATTTTGGCCTTCCTCATCTTTGTAGGGACAGTTTCTGCGGAACCAGAAGCTCCACAAACGGAAGCCAAAGAAAATAAAAAAGAATCGAAAGAATCACAAGCGAAAGTTTACCAAGAACTCTACGAAGACACGGAATCAGGCCAAATTTTTACGAAACCTGGTCCCAACCGAGTGAAAGTAGAATACAACCGTCCCTTAAAGAACGGAAATGCCACCACACTTCCCGATGCCTTTGCTCACAGGCCTGACGATACGAGCAAAGAAAAACTTACAATTTATGGTCGAATCCAGTTTCGTGGAGTTTCCGGATCGCAGGACTCACTTTTCAATAATGGACATCGTGATTTTAATACCGTGGATTGGAACTTCCGAAGGTTGCGGTTGGGCGCCCAATATGAAAACGATTGGTGGGGAACCAACATCCAACTTCGTTTGGAAAATATGCTCAACCGACCAGATGTGGTACAAACCACCAGCACTTTAAATTATTTAGATTCCAACGGCAGACCAGCTACCACTAGTTATGTGACTAATACTAGATTAAAAGACAACCGTGGTTATATTCACGAAGCTTTTGCTTACGCAAAAATTCCGTATGGTGGATTACGATTTGTGTTTGGGCAATTGCCAACTCAATTCAGTAGAGAGTATTTACAATCCTCTGCAAACTTTGTTACTTTAGAACGAAGTATGATCGTAAATGCAATTCCGCAGTTTGATAATGGTGTGATGATCCAAGCCACTCCGCTCAAAGAAATTGATCATAAATGGGAAAGATACTTACAACTTTCTCTTATGGTGAGTAACGGAAAAGGGGGTGGTGGAGACTACGGAACAGGAAGAAGGCAAGATTTAACAACTGCTAATCGATATGGTGCAGTGAATACTTCCCCTATCTACTACGCAAGAGCACAAGTGAATGTATTTGGTGGACTCAAACGAGAGTCAGATGGAAAAACGGTGAACTGGCAAGAAGGGGAAGAAATTTTCCAACGAGAATTAAAATGGTCAGTTGGTGCGGGTTATGTCCAAACTCAGAATTTAATCACTCCAGCATTGTATGTTCCTGAATACACACCAGGGACAACAAGTGGAATTCAATTATTAACAGCACAAGGTTCCAATCCCGATCGTGGAAGTTTGGATGCCAATGGAAATCCTAACTTTTTGGTTCAAAACTCTGTACCAACTTTAGCTCGACCTAAGATGGGTCTTGTGGGTCATACATACGATACTACCTTCACTTATAAAGGGTTCTATTTGTCAGGTGCCTATACAAAGTTTGGCGGGGCTGCCTCCAACGATTTATTCGGATACCATGGAACGATTGGATATAATATTCCCTTTTTGGATCGATACCACATCATGCCTGTGTTTAAATATGAATATATCCAAGGCGATTTTAATAGAAATGGAAAAGTGGATCCTACCGATTCATTACGAGTGTATTGGGCAGGTTTGAACTTGTTTGGTGACAAACACCATTTTAAAGCTCAACTTTATTACCAAGTCCTTGGCAATCAGTTTGATGTAAATCCGAGCACAGGAAATGCAATGCCAATTGATGATAGAAGAGTTTACCTACAATTTCAGGCAAACTTTTGGACCGGAGTTGTTTCTCCTGAAGCTTACAGTTATAGACCAAACTAA
- a CDS encoding methyl-accepting chemotaxis protein, giving the protein MKFNSLKIVIISLSVSVIMVLTLGISSFAYFIGKEYIVDAYIGEMKNVARLSGKQIQNFFDEQFLLAELTASNPEFAERCIKKDRKYLDQLLANLSNKFGVYENVFLSTAEENPIVFSDATGKAIGFRWGNTGFDANIKAVLEGKPLLSQVNRSPVTQEPVAVLTMPVFQGRQVVAIFAFAISLNHLTDEVVKDVKIGKEGFIAITDKKGQVIGHPDKSLILKLDLQTLDWGKKLLSLKSDEHMEYFFGKEKIATVIDVGQYNIRLATIASKGEILTVVHDMLLKIGIFAFVILSLSVFALYRLITQRLKPIAGLRDLFKKMSAGDLSQSLAIIHDDEIGELSGDTNLFLQSLRKSVSEIQFISQELASSAGQLSSSSDSFSGGAQATAASTEQMSATVEEMSASMENITGSIDIQHHNISQFQIKIQELADSVKRVANEINVTLGRMKSISNQAKEGEQSLTGMNDMISNILKSSDEMKAIIAIINEISDQTQLLALNAAIEAARAGDAGRGFAVVAEEISKLSIRTASSIKSISEMIGKNSKELDGGAKSIQSSTSLIQEIIQNINGVSEAMDSLYTIMGSQAEINQSVLENSGVVKGESDQIKVAADEQRGAVREITDVITQINEHTLNTAAGAEEMSSSARNLSNTADKLKGICDQFQL; this is encoded by the coding sequence ATGAAATTCAATAGCCTAAAGATTGTAATCATCTCTCTAAGTGTTTCTGTCATTATGGTTTTAACCTTAGGGATCTCCTCGTTTGCGTATTTCATAGGCAAAGAATACATCGTCGATGCATATATTGGCGAAATGAAAAACGTTGCTAGACTCTCAGGAAAACAAATTCAGAATTTTTTTGATGAACAGTTTCTATTGGCTGAGTTAACTGCCTCAAATCCCGAATTTGCCGAACGATGTATCAAAAAAGATCGTAAGTATCTAGACCAACTTCTTGCCAATTTAAGTAATAAATTTGGGGTTTATGAAAATGTTTTTTTGTCCACTGCAGAAGAGAACCCAATCGTTTTTTCTGATGCCACGGGAAAAGCCATTGGATTTCGTTGGGGCAACACAGGCTTTGATGCCAATATCAAAGCTGTTCTCGAAGGAAAACCTCTTTTGAGTCAAGTGAATCGTTCTCCTGTCACACAGGAACCAGTGGCCGTATTGACCATGCCAGTGTTCCAAGGAAGACAAGTGGTGGCAATTTTTGCTTTTGCCATTTCTTTAAACCATCTCACCGATGAAGTGGTGAAGGATGTCAAAATTGGAAAAGAGGGTTTTATCGCAATCACTGATAAAAAAGGCCAAGTCATTGGACACCCAGATAAATCGTTAATATTAAAATTAGATCTCCAAACACTTGATTGGGGAAAAAAGTTACTCAGTCTCAAATCTGATGAACATATGGAGTATTTCTTCGGCAAAGAAAAAATTGCGACAGTGATCGATGTTGGTCAGTACAATATAAGACTAGCTACCATCGCATCCAAAGGAGAGATACTTACTGTTGTTCATGATATGTTATTGAAGATAGGAATCTTTGCTTTTGTCATATTAAGTCTTTCTGTTTTTGCTTTGTATCGTTTGATCACACAAAGACTAAAACCCATTGCAGGACTCCGAGATCTTTTCAAAAAAATGTCTGCTGGTGATCTAAGCCAATCACTTGCAATCATTCACGATGATGAAATTGGTGAACTCAGTGGTGATACCAATTTATTTTTACAAAGTCTTCGAAAAAGTGTATCAGAAATTCAATTTATTTCCCAAGAACTTGCTTCCAGTGCGGGACAACTTTCTTCTAGTTCTGATAGTTTTTCCGGCGGAGCACAAGCGACAGCAGCCTCCACCGAACAGATGTCAGCAACCGTTGAAGAAATGTCGGCAAGTATGGAAAACATAACTGGTTCGATTGATATCCAACATCATAATATTTCTCAATTCCAAATTAAAATCCAAGAACTCGCAGATAGTGTCAAACGAGTGGCTAATGAAATCAATGTAACTCTGGGTCGTATGAAATCAATCTCCAACCAGGCAAAAGAAGGAGAACAGTCTCTTACTGGTATGAATGATATGATCAGTAATATTTTGAAATCATCGGATGAAATGAAAGCAATCATAGCCATCATCAACGAAATTTCAGACCAAACACAACTTCTCGCTCTTAATGCTGCCATTGAGGCTGCACGTGCAGGCGATGCTGGTAGAGGATTTGCTGTTGTGGCCGAAGAAATTTCAAAACTTTCGATTCGAACTGCTTCTTCGATTAAATCGATTTCGGAAATGATAGGCAAAAACTCAAAAGAATTGGATGGAGGTGCCAAAAGCATCCAATCCTCCACTTCTCTCATCCAAGAAATCATTCAAAACATCAATGGTGTTTCCGAAGCAATGGATTCTCTGTACACCATTATGGGTTCCCAAGCAGAGATCAACCAATCCGTTTTGGAAAATTCGGGAGTAGTCAAAGGAGAATCTGACCAAATCAAAGTGGCCGCTGACGAACAAAGAGGAGCCGTTCGTGAGATTACGGATGTCATCACCCAAATCAATGAACATACCCTCAATACTGCTGCAGGAGCAGAAGAGATGTCTTCCTCAGCGAGAAATCTTTCTAACACCGCAGATAAGTTGAAAGGCATCTGCGACCAGTTTCAATTATAG
- a CDS encoding DUF3052 family protein, translating to MTAGYSGKPLVEKLGIKENMVLHIINLPSEDFTKTWGSFPKQIQILDKPKQGMDLIHFFTTTSKEYCEKLPKLIKYLKPNGMIWISWPKKTSKILSDMNENLIRDFALELGLVDVKVCAVDEVWSGLKLVIRKENRKS from the coding sequence ATGACTGCAGGTTATTCTGGAAAACCACTTGTAGAAAAATTAGGGATCAAAGAAAACATGGTCCTCCACATCATCAATCTTCCCTCCGAAGACTTTACCAAAACCTGGGGAAGTTTTCCCAAACAAATCCAGATCCTAGACAAACCAAAACAGGGAATGGACTTGATTCATTTTTTTACCACAACCTCAAAAGAATACTGCGAAAAATTACCAAAGTTAATCAAATACTTAAAACCAAATGGAATGATTTGGATCTCTTGGCCCAAAAAAACTTCTAAAATTCTTTCGGATATGAATGAAAATTTAATTCGAGATTTTGCTTTGGAATTGGGACTTGTCGATGTCAAAGTCTGCGCCGTGGATGAAGTTTGGTCGGGTCTAAAATTGGTCATTCGAAAAGAAAATCGAAAAAGTTAG
- a CDS encoding methyl-accepting chemotaxis protein yields MLSIADLWKQGKIIINRIRFGLVLLFLLAMIGAKDEFQPKMFLIHMIGTCTMAFYCAIAYFLERKTNPPTWFHKSLILLDTLVLGGTIIMDCTLSLKEAQAALANAVVYFIFFFNAIYSGFLGDRKFVLLNSFIGAITTAIALYCAVTIGGIKLSVDPELSRQMGYVGMAGEVMKPIFIMIAGYIVSLLVQLLTKISSLAEIKADEAELLLNQTKERNKISANAAVKLESSITNFSNFVSQTSLKLESQAASLEEITAVISELSSSFESNGTSIEEQNNKVQGMVSDTEILKETVDQILVQSERLVEIAEINKKESMSVTEVADQTATHLESIQSSFDQVNEINNIVAEIGEKTNLLALNASIEAARAGDVGKGFAVVANEVSKLAEFTKNNVKRIAVVVKSSKEIIANARNASKETGELAKSQIDRLNQTLVEIQDMNRLYIEQRNTLSAILTELGQIRELSKQISESTKEQLLGQKEASKGIVQLEMEVNEISRASKDLEEHIEMIKDESNKLASMSQS; encoded by the coding sequence GTGTTATCAATTGCAGATCTTTGGAAACAAGGGAAAATCATAATCAACAGAATCAGATTTGGATTGGTTCTTTTATTCCTTCTCGCTATGATCGGGGCAAAGGATGAATTCCAACCAAAGATGTTTTTGATCCATATGATCGGAACATGCACCATGGCATTCTATTGTGCAATTGCTTATTTTTTAGAAAGAAAAACAAACCCACCAACTTGGTTTCACAAATCATTGATTTTACTCGATACTTTGGTTCTCGGTGGAACCATAATTATGGACTGCACTCTCAGTTTAAAAGAAGCACAAGCCGCTCTTGCCAATGCAGTGGTATATTTTATTTTCTTTTTTAACGCTATCTATTCTGGATTTTTAGGTGATCGAAAATTCGTTTTGTTAAACTCATTTATCGGGGCAATCACTACAGCGATTGCATTGTATTGTGCTGTGACCATAGGCGGAATCAAACTTTCTGTTGATCCTGAACTTTCTCGCCAAATGGGATATGTAGGTATGGCTGGCGAAGTAATGAAACCAATTTTTATTATGATTGCTGGTTATATTGTCAGTTTATTAGTTCAGCTTTTAACAAAGATTAGCTCGCTTGCTGAAATCAAAGCAGACGAAGCAGAACTTTTGTTAAACCAAACTAAAGAAAGAAATAAAATTTCCGCAAACGCTGCCGTAAAACTCGAAAGTTCTATCACTAACTTTAGTAACTTTGTTTCACAAACTTCCTTAAAACTAGAATCGCAAGCGGCTTCCTTAGAAGAAATTACTGCAGTGATTTCCGAACTTTCGAGTTCCTTTGAATCTAATGGAACTTCGATTGAAGAACAAAATAACAAAGTTCAAGGAATGGTATCAGACACAGAAATTCTTAAAGAAACTGTGGACCAAATCCTTGTTCAAAGTGAACGACTTGTAGAAATTGCTGAGATTAATAAAAAAGAAAGTATGTCAGTTACAGAAGTGGCTGATCAAACAGCTACTCATCTAGAATCCATCCAATCTTCCTTTGACCAAGTAAACGAAATTAATAACATCGTTGCTGAGATTGGGGAAAAAACAAACTTACTGGCGTTAAATGCATCGATTGAAGCTGCGAGAGCAGGGGATGTTGGAAAAGGTTTTGCCGTTGTTGCTAATGAAGTCAGTAAACTTGCTGAGTTTACTAAAAACAACGTAAAACGAATTGCAGTAGTTGTAAAAAGTTCTAAAGAAATCATCGCCAATGCAAGAAATGCATCCAAAGAAACGGGCGAATTGGCAAAATCTCAAATTGATCGATTGAACCAAACACTTGTAGAAATCCAAGATATGAACCGTTTGTATATCGAACAAAGAAATACTTTGTCTGCCATTTTGACTGAATTGGGACAGATTCGAGAACTTTCTAAACAAATTTCCGAGTCCACCAAAGAGCAGTTACTTGGTCAAAAAGAGGCATCGAAAGGTATTGTTCAACTTGAAATGGAAGTTAACGAAATCAGCCGTGCCTCAAAAGATCTAGAAGAACATATTGAAATGATTAAAGATGAATCGAATAAACTCGCATCGATGAGTCAAAGTTAG
- a CDS encoding alpha/beta hydrolase, with product METNSTIVRTLNRTYPLTLEEKWAFAKKRPMFFGYVAAGYFLSTQKQKPSRKEMDVLALAEQKEFKEKEHRIQYFHWKGEKETVLLVHGWNGHTGNFSRIIPALLEEGYNVIGIDLPGHGFSSGRYSNIVLSAKIVRRLVKDVGNPDYIITHSFGGAVATVAQELGVEASKLVYIAPPLRLEILRKSFSEYFKFTEEESESMRLILERKVKQPLSSLDLEKAGPKFNNSLLVIHDEDDLEIPFAMGLAVSKAWRKSKLVPTKGLGHKMILRTESVKDEIINFLKEN from the coding sequence ATGGAAACTAATAGCACGATCGTTCGTACTTTAAATAGAACTTATCCATTAACCTTGGAAGAAAAGTGGGCCTTTGCCAAAAAAAGGCCAATGTTCTTTGGGTATGTGGCTGCAGGGTATTTTCTATCTACTCAGAAACAAAAACCATCGAGAAAGGAAATGGATGTATTAGCACTAGCCGAACAAAAAGAATTTAAAGAAAAAGAACACCGTATTCAATACTTTCACTGGAAAGGAGAAAAAGAAACAGTTCTTCTCGTTCATGGTTGGAATGGACATACGGGAAATTTTTCAAGAATCATCCCTGCTCTTTTAGAAGAAGGTTATAATGTGATCGGAATCGATTTACCAGGACATGGATTTTCATCTGGTAGGTATTCTAATATTGTTTTGTCCGCAAAGATTGTACGTAGACTCGTAAAAGACGTTGGAAATCCAGACTATATCATTACACATTCATTTGGTGGAGCAGTTGCGACCGTAGCACAGGAATTAGGTGTTGAGGCGAGTAAGTTAGTTTATATTGCACCACCTTTGCGTTTGGAAATTTTAAGAAAAAGTTTTAGTGAATACTTCAAGTTTACTGAAGAAGAAAGTGAATCTATGCGTTTGATTTTAGAACGAAAGGTCAAACAACCTCTTAGTAGTTTGGATTTAGAGAAAGCAGGTCCAAAATTTAATAACTCACTTCTTGTAATTCACGATGAGGATGATTTGGAAATCCCGTTTGCAATGGGACTTGCAGTTTCAAAGGCATGGAGAAAATCGAAGTTAGTTCCAACAAAAGGTCTTGGTCACAAAATGATTTTGCGAACCGAGAGTGTTAAAGATGAAATTATTAATTTTTTAAAAGAAAATTAA
- a CDS encoding TetR/AcrR family transcriptional regulator, translating to MSKGEDTKSMILDKAVQMASIQGLEGLTIGTLADELGMSKSGLFGKFASKENLQIEVLRVGSELFRRNVVYPALKTKPGLTRLKTAFQMWLSWADTDSLPGGCLFLSSSSEFDDKPGIVRDHLKKTQLSWQKTLKQFVQDAKDTLELDANTNVEKMVQEIWGLILGFHFYNRLLEDKHSEKRAKQSFNELIKRHQHEI from the coding sequence ATGAGCAAGGGTGAAGACACAAAATCCATGATTTTGGACAAAGCAGTCCAAATGGCGAGCATCCAGGGTTTGGAAGGACTAACTATTGGAACTTTAGCTGATGAATTGGGAATGTCCAAAAGTGGGCTCTTCGGTAAATTTGCTTCCAAAGAAAACCTTCAAATCGAAGTCCTTCGGGTCGGTAGCGAACTCTTTCGAAGGAACGTAGTTTATCCTGCACTCAAAACCAAACCAGGTTTGACCCGACTTAAAACAGCATTTCAAATGTGGTTGTCGTGGGCAGATACGGATAGTTTACCGGGAGGATGTTTGTTTTTGTCATCGAGTTCGGAATTTGACGATAAACCTGGTATTGTAAGAGATCATTTGAAAAAAACACAACTCAGTTGGCAAAAGACATTAAAACAATTTGTTCAAGATGCGAAAGATACTTTGGAATTAGATGCTAACACAAATGTAGAAAAGATGGTGCAAGAAATTTGGGGACTCATCTTGGGATTTCATTTTTATAACAGACTTTTGGAAGATAAACACTCTGAAAAAAGGGCCAAACAAAGTTTTAATGAATTAATCAAACGGCACCAACACGAAATTTAG
- a CDS encoding DUF1579 domain-containing protein, which produces MTTNKFDDSLKDGPHKQLQQLLGHWEGKTKTWFEKDVLADESAAEIAITSLFGGRFISLDYHSSLEGKPFEGKMIIGFDIPYQRYTSSWIDSFHMGTQIMLSSGEPKGKGFSMNGSYGNPEYGEALWGWRTEIQFLSEKEFSLTAFNISPEGEEAKATETFYKKVG; this is translated from the coding sequence ATGACGACAAACAAATTCGATGATTCACTGAAAGACGGCCCTCACAAACAGTTACAACAACTGCTTGGTCACTGGGAAGGGAAAACAAAAACCTGGTTTGAAAAGGATGTTTTGGCAGATGAATCAGCTGCAGAAATTGCCATCACTAGTCTGTTTGGTGGAAGATTTATTTCTTTAGATTACCATAGTAGTTTAGAAGGAAAACCTTTTGAAGGGAAAATGATCATTGGATTCGATATTCCATACCAAAGGTATACAAGTTCTTGGATTGATAGTTTTCATATGGGAACTCAAATTATGTTGTCTAGTGGAGAACCAAAGGGAAAGGGATTTTCTATGAACGGCTCTTATGGGAACCCAGAATATGGGGAAGCCCTTTGGGGTTGGAGAACCGAAATTCAATTCCTTAGTGAAAAAGAGTTCTCTCTGACGGCTTTTAATATTTCACCTGAAGGCGAAGAAGCAAAGGCGACAGAGACATTTTATAAGAAAGTGGGATGA
- a CDS encoding dihydrofolate reductase family protein, which translates to MRKLIMWNVITLDGYFEGEKNWDLSFHGLVWGKELEEFSLTQLRSADLLVFGATTYQGMADYWTKATEEEGEVAKFMNQIPKLACSTTLNVANWNNTTITKDAVTEISKLKKEGNGDMFVFGSGILSALLMKAGLFDEYRICIAPVFLGKGRRLFQEGIPNNQLKLVETNPLSTGGVVLFYQPTEKS; encoded by the coding sequence ATGAGAAAACTAATCATGTGGAACGTAATTACATTGGATGGATACTTCGAAGGGGAAAAGAACTGGGATTTAAGTTTTCATGGACTAGTTTGGGGAAAAGAACTAGAAGAGTTTAGCCTCACGCAACTTCGCTCGGCCGACTTGCTTGTGTTTGGTGCCACCACCTATCAAGGGATGGCTGATTATTGGACAAAGGCCACAGAAGAAGAAGGGGAAGTCGCAAAGTTTATGAATCAAATTCCAAAACTTGCCTGCTCGACCACTCTAAACGTTGCCAACTGGAACAATACCACCATAACCAAAGATGCTGTTACCGAAATTTCAAAATTAAAAAAAGAAGGAAACGGTGATATGTTTGTGTTTGGAAGCGGAATCCTATCAGCCTTACTTATGAAAGCAGGTTTATTCGACGAATATCGCATTTGTATTGCACCTGTATTTTTAGGAAAAGGAAGGCGACTTTTCCAAGAAGGAATTCCGAATAATCAATTAAAACTTGTCGAAACTAACCCACTCTCTACTGGTGGAGTGGTACTTTTTTACCAACCAACAGAAAAATCATAA
- a CDS encoding GyrI-like domain-containing protein — translation MDAKIVTIERKWIVGKKMEMSLVGNLTPVLWKSFIPQIPTIANRITNELISLSVYPSDYFQNFNPTRNYEKWAGVEVSKKADIPEGMEGFEIVSGMYAEFVYQGLPSEGGPFFQNIFMNWLPNSKFQLDHRPHFEVMGEKYKNNDSDSEELVYIPIKQS, via the coding sequence ATGGATGCCAAAATTGTTACAATCGAAAGAAAGTGGATTGTGGGTAAAAAAATGGAAATGTCTTTGGTTGGAAATTTAACACCAGTTTTATGGAAATCATTTATTCCTCAGATACCAACCATTGCCAATCGTATAACGAATGAACTCATTTCTTTATCAGTATATCCTTCAGATTATTTCCAAAATTTTAATCCGACTAGAAATTATGAAAAATGGGCTGGAGTAGAAGTTTCCAAAAAAGCAGATATTCCAGAAGGAATGGAAGGATTTGAAATTGTTAGTGGAATGTATGCAGAATTTGTTTATCAAGGACTACCAAGTGAAGGTGGACCTTTTTTCCAAAATATATTTATGAATTGGTTACCAAATTCAAAGTTTCAATTGGACCATCGTCCCCATTTTGAAGTGATGGGTGAAAAATACAAAAATAACGATTCAGATTCTGAAGAATTGGTTTATATACCGATCAAACAATCTTAA